The Clostridiales bacterium FE2011 sequence GTTCCCGCTCTTCTGTTACCTGCTTGTGCTTCCCTTCCCGCTTGATCCTGTATTCAAGGGCAGCATCCTGATCCTGGCCGGCACTCCATGTGCCAGCATCCTGCTGAACCTCGCCGAGATCCATCACAACGGCCAGGAACTGGCCGCCAACTGCGCTCTCCTCTCCACCCTGCTGAGCATCCTCACCATTCCGCTGCTCAGCCTGCTGGTATAATATATAGAAGCAACAGCCTGGCTTTGCAAAAGCCAGGCTGTATTTTTCATTCTTAAGTTTTCAGTTTTAAGTATTCATTAAAAATGGCATTCAGGATTCTCCTGAATGCCATTTTCTTAATATGTTCCATATATTGCCCTGTACTGTGTCGGCGTACAACCCTTCTTTTCCCGGAATACCCGGTTGAAGGTTGCCACAGAGCCGAAGCCGCTTTCGATCGCCACGTCCCGCATGGAGCGGTTCGTCCGGATCAGCAGGTCCATTGCTACCTGCAGCCGCTTCTGGCACAGGTAATCCTTGAAGGAATAACCCGTCTGCCGTTTGAAGGAACGGGAGAAGTAGTAACGGCTGAAACCGGCGAACTTCGCCACATCCTCCAGGGAAAGCTCTTCCCGGTAATGATTGTTGATATAGGTCATCACCGCGTTGATGACTTCGGAATCCATGTTCCGCATGTTTTCCCCGGTCCGCGGCTTGATACCGCTCAGGTAACGCTGTCCCAGCGTGGCATAGACCCGGAGGATGCAGCTGTAGCACATGGTGTTCCACATCAGCTCCCGCTTCTCATAGGCCTCCCTGGCCCGGAGCAGCAGCTCGCGGATCCGTACATGGGCATCGGATCCGTCCCGCAGATGGAACGGTTTATGGAAATACATGGCCATGGATTTGATATCCCGCATGGTCATGATTGCATCAGACTCAAACAGGAACAGATACCGGCTGCTTCCCTCTCCCATCGTCAGGGAATGGAGTGTATCCGGCGGAACAATCAGGATTTCCCCTTTACGGACCTGGTAGATCTTATCCTCGATGGTATAGGTAACCATGCCTTCCAGCG is a genomic window containing:
- a CDS encoding helix-turn-helix transcriptional regulator, giving the protein MSQMRSAEVSARAARYEDGFRVLQGRREYVTYLDDSSIRIWYSDIPWRYETHDHSAVEILLTLEGMVTYTIEDKIYQVRKGEILIVPPDTLHSLTMGEGSSRYLFLFESDAIMTMRDIKSMAMYFHKPFHLRDGSDAHVRIRELLLRAREAYEKRELMWNTMCYSCILRVYATLGQRYLSGIKPRTGENMRNMDSEVINAVMTYINNHYREELSLEDVAKFAGFSRYYFSRSFKRQTGYSFKDYLCQKRLQVAMDLLIRTNRSMRDVAIESGFGSVATFNRVFREKKGCTPTQYRAIYGTY